Part of the Deltaproteobacteria bacterium genome, GGAGGTGGATCCGGGAGAGATCGTTTCCGTGATCGGTTCCAACGGGGCCGGGAAATCCACCCTGTTGATATCCATATCCGGCGTGATTCGGCCCCGTAAAGGCCGTATCAGCTTCAAGGGGCAGGAGATTTCCAGGGTCTCTTCCCGCCGGATCGTGGAACTCGGCATCAGCCACGTTCCCGAGGGACGACAACTCTTCCCTACCATGACCGTCCTGGAAAACCTGGAACTGGGGGCCCAGTTTCCCAGGACCAAGAAAGTACGGCGGGAGACCCTGGATCAGATCTTCAACTTTTTCCCCAGGCTCAAGGAAAGGGTGAAGCAGAAGGCAGGGACCCTGAGCGGGGGAGAGCAGCAGATGCTGGCCATCGGCAGGGGTCTGATGTCCCTGCCGGAGCTGATGATGCTGGATGAACCCTCCCTCGGACTGGCCCCTGTG contains:
- a CDS encoding ABC transporter ATP-binding protein — its product is MLKVEDIYVTYGDLQALRGVTLEVDPGEIVSVIGSNGAGKSTLLISISGVIRPRKGRISFKGQEISRVSSRRIVELGISHVPEGRQLFPTMTVLENLELGAQFPRTKKVRRETLDQIFNFFPRLKERVKQKAGTLSGGEQQMLAIGRGLMSLPELMMLDEPSLGLAPVLVSTIFEIIRKIHQQGTAILLIEQNVFHALNLSNRGYVLENGEIAVSGKGKELLENPHIRKTYLGL